In Methylocystis sp. IM3, the following are encoded in one genomic region:
- the repA gene encoding plasmid partitioning protein RepA, whose product MAAASLRRDIVTSDARISAHARLLSEQLQKLGARLFPPDSQKALRSFSSGEAAKLLHVSDGYLRQLSLDGVGPTPATTPSGRRSYTLAQINELRVHIAGAKPREAQKILPQRRPGEKLQILACANFKGGSAKTTTALYLAQYLALSGFRVLAVDLDPQASLSAMLGLQPEFDLGEGDTIYGAIRYDGRRRPAREVVRKTYFDGLDLVPGNLELMEFEHETPQALARGLRPEGGMFFERLGRALDEVGENYDIVVIDCPPQLGYLTLGALCAATALLVTIHPQMVDVASMSQFLLMASDLMAVVRKAGGDLTHDFIRYVVTRHEPHDGPQSQIVALLRGLFGDEVLAATVWKSTAIADAGLSKQSLYELERSAVGRATYDRAIESLEAVNSEILGLILSAWGRPS is encoded by the coding sequence GTGGCGGCGGCCTCTCTGCGTCGAGACATAGTGACATCGGATGCGCGCATTTCGGCTCATGCGCGCCTTCTGTCCGAGCAATTGCAGAAGCTCGGCGCCCGGCTGTTTCCGCCCGACAGCCAGAAGGCGCTGCGCTCCTTCTCGTCCGGCGAGGCGGCGAAGCTTTTGCATGTCTCGGACGGCTATCTGCGGCAATTGTCGCTCGACGGCGTCGGGCCGACGCCGGCGACGACGCCGTCCGGGCGGCGCTCCTATACGCTCGCGCAGATCAACGAGCTGCGGGTCCATATCGCCGGCGCCAAGCCGCGCGAGGCGCAGAAGATCCTGCCGCAGCGCCGCCCGGGCGAGAAATTGCAGATCCTCGCCTGCGCCAATTTCAAGGGCGGTTCGGCCAAGACGACGACGGCGCTCTATCTCGCCCAATATCTCGCCCTCTCGGGATTTCGCGTGCTCGCCGTCGATCTCGATCCGCAGGCCTCGCTCTCGGCCATGCTCGGCCTTCAGCCCGAATTCGACCTCGGCGAGGGCGATACGATCTATGGCGCGATCCGCTACGACGGCCGGCGTCGGCCGGCGCGCGAGGTGGTGCGCAAGACCTATTTCGACGGACTCGATCTCGTGCCCGGCAATCTCGAACTGATGGAGTTCGAGCACGAGACGCCCCAGGCTCTCGCGCGCGGCCTGCGCCCCGAGGGCGGCATGTTCTTCGAGCGGCTCGGCCGCGCGCTCGACGAGGTCGGCGAGAATTACGACATCGTCGTCATCGACTGCCCGCCGCAGCTCGGCTACCTCACGCTCGGCGCGCTCTGCGCCGCGACCGCCCTGCTCGTCACCATTCATCCGCAGATGGTCGATGTGGCGTCCATGTCGCAATTCCTGCTGATGGCCTCCGACCTCATGGCCGTGGTGCGCAAGGCCGGGGGCGACCTCACCCATGATTTCATCCGCTATGTCGTGACCCGCCACGAGCCGCATGACGGGCCGCAATCGCAGATCGTCGCGCTGCTGCGCGGCCTCTTCGGCGACGAAGTGCTCGCCGCGACGGTGTGGAAATCCACCGCCATCGCCGATGCGGGGCTCTCCAAGCAATCGCTCTACGAACTGGAGCGCAGCGCCGTCGGCCGCGCCACCTACGACCGCGCCATCGAATCGCTCGAGGCCGTGAACAGCGAAATTCTCGGCCTGATCCTTTCCGCCTGGGGGAGGCCGTCATGA
- the repC gene encoding plasmid replication protein RepC, with product MNEATTPFGRRPLSLAVVASQAAAKAFVQAAGEAPAVTHKWRLFRAATEAKARLGVGDRTLSVLYALLSFHPETALTPPPREDAARAALTVFPSNRELSLRAHGMAPATLRRHLAALIEAGLILRRDSANGKRFARRGADGDVAEAFGFDLTPLVMRAAEIERLAGEARAEARARALAREKITLLRRDVAKMIETGLTEGVPGDWAGLSQQLAQLVAEPLRLLTAEQTASRGAALATLAEAARKLLESFVSRQNMSANESHNERHIQNQITNAFDSEPRLRCVGAAALETKSATHAPDPEPESGAKLEPDFDSMPAEAETTGRGRAFPLGMVLSACPDISDFAPGGISRWRDLQDAAEVARAALGVSPDAWAQAREVLGADDAAAAVAAILQRGPDISSPGGYLRALTAKARAGEFSLGPLLMALLRGKAGRERRRAG from the coding sequence ATGAACGAGGCGACGACGCCCTTCGGGCGGCGGCCGTTGTCGCTCGCCGTCGTGGCGAGCCAGGCGGCGGCGAAGGCCTTTGTGCAGGCGGCGGGGGAGGCCCCCGCGGTGACGCACAAATGGCGGCTGTTTCGCGCGGCGACCGAGGCGAAGGCGCGGCTCGGCGTCGGCGACCGGACGCTTTCCGTGCTCTATGCGCTATTGAGCTTCCATCCGGAAACGGCGCTGACCCCGCCGCCGCGCGAGGATGCGGCGCGGGCGGCGCTCACCGTCTTTCCCTCGAACCGGGAATTGTCGCTGCGCGCCCATGGAATGGCGCCGGCGACGCTGCGCCGTCACCTCGCGGCGCTCATCGAGGCGGGGCTGATCCTGCGGCGCGACTCGGCCAATGGCAAGCGCTTCGCCCGGCGCGGCGCGGATGGCGACGTCGCCGAGGCCTTCGGCTTCGATCTGACGCCGCTCGTCATGCGCGCCGCCGAGATCGAGCGCCTGGCCGGCGAGGCGCGCGCCGAGGCCCGCGCCCGCGCGCTGGCGCGCGAAAAAATCACGCTGCTGCGCCGGGACGTCGCCAAGATGATCGAGACCGGCCTGACCGAGGGGGTTCCGGGCGATTGGGCGGGGCTGAGCCAGCAGCTCGCGCAGCTCGTCGCGGAGCCCCTGCGGCTGCTGACGGCGGAACAGACCGCGTCGCGGGGGGCGGCTCTCGCCACTCTCGCCGAAGCGGCCCGCAAGCTGCTGGAATCCTTCGTTTCGCGCCAAAATATGAGCGCCAATGAGTCCCATAACGAGCGCCATATACAGAATCAAATCACAAATGCTTTCGATTCTGAACCACGCCTGCGATGCGTCGGGGCCGCGGCGCTCGAAACCAAATCCGCGACGCACGCTCCCGACCCGGAGCCCGAGTCGGGAGCGAAGTTGGAGCCCGATTTCGACTCCATGCCGGCCGAAGCGGAGACAACGGGGCGGGGCCGGGCCTTTCCGCTCGGCATGGTGCTCTCCGCCTGTCCCGACATTTCCGATTTCGCGCCGGGGGGGATTTCGCGCTGGCGCGATCTGCAAGACGCCGCCGAGGTCGCGCGCGCGGCGCTCGGCGTCTCGCCCGACGCCTGGGCTCAGGCCCGCGAGGTTCTGGGCGCCGACGACGCGGCGGCCGCCGTCGCGGCCATTCTCCAGCGTGGGCCGGATATTTCGAGTCCCGGCGGTTATTTGCGCGCATTGACCGCAAAGGCGCGGGCAGGGGAGTTTTCGCTCGGGCCGCTGCTGATGGCGCTGCTGCGCGGCAAGGCGGGGCGGGAACGCAGGAGGGCAGGGTGA
- a CDS encoding alpha/beta hydrolase: MWTLISKAARWSAALLALMLVIFLGARIYLSERGPPLDLWHLYAPAEFSAEEIEATDWAGFTAKEDALFRSLAENVGQKLTPQERVPFNRYFEESPVWPGRFARDWNRSYIMEPAGPPAGAVVLLHGLTDSPYSLRRIAAHYRDRGFVAVGIRLPGHGTTPAALTEADWRQWLAATKLSVREARRRAPAPLPLDIVGFSNGGALAMKYALDAAADGGLAQADRLILVSPMVGVTRFARFAGLAGLPAALPAFAKAAWLAIMPEFNPFKYNSFPVNGARQAYRLTDALSRQMRAAEREGTLGRLPPVLTFQSVMDATVNTRSVLTDLYDHLPENGGELVLFDVNRNEKFGPLLRASADARLSEIAPPRSRTYRLAIVENAGKGTDEAQERVVEAGQTDARTRRLGLFYPKGVFSLSHVALPFPLTDELYGLTPDGSEDFGVTLGALAPRGERGALIVSLDALLRMSSNPFFPYLLERIDAFTGLPAAPAESETRTAPPPAPPPPARSRAPKRSGRQT; the protein is encoded by the coding sequence ATGTGGACCCTGATCTCCAAGGCGGCCAGATGGTCGGCGGCGCTGCTCGCGCTGATGCTGGTCATTTTCCTCGGCGCGCGGATTTACCTTTCCGAGCGCGGCCCGCCGCTCGATCTGTGGCACCTCTACGCCCCCGCGGAATTTTCCGCCGAGGAGATCGAGGCGACCGACTGGGCGGGCTTTACGGCGAAAGAGGACGCGCTGTTTCGGTCGCTGGCCGAAAATGTCGGCCAGAAGCTCACGCCGCAGGAGCGCGTTCCGTTCAACCGCTATTTCGAGGAGAGCCCGGTCTGGCCGGGGCGGTTCGCGCGCGACTGGAACCGCTCCTATATCATGGAGCCCGCGGGGCCGCCCGCCGGGGCGGTCGTCCTGCTGCACGGGCTGACCGACTCTCCCTACAGCCTGCGGCGCATCGCCGCCCATTACCGCGACCGGGGCTTCGTCGCGGTCGGGATCAGGCTGCCCGGCCACGGGACGACGCCCGCCGCCCTGACCGAGGCCGACTGGCGGCAGTGGCTGGCGGCGACGAAACTCTCGGTCCGGGAGGCGCGACGGCGCGCCCCGGCGCCGCTGCCGCTCGACATCGTGGGCTTCTCGAACGGCGGCGCGCTTGCGATGAAATATGCGCTCGACGCCGCGGCCGATGGCGGGCTTGCGCAAGCGGACCGCCTGATCCTGGTTTCGCCCATGGTCGGCGTCACCCGTTTCGCGCGCTTCGCCGGCCTCGCCGGCCTTCCCGCCGCGCTTCCGGCCTTCGCCAAGGCGGCCTGGCTCGCCATCATGCCGGAATTCAATCCCTTCAAATATAATTCCTTCCCCGTGAACGGCGCGCGGCAGGCCTATCGGCTGACGGACGCGCTCAGCCGTCAGATGCGCGCGGCGGAGCGCGAGGGGACGCTGGGCCGGCTGCCGCCGGTCCTCACCTTCCAGTCCGTGATGGACGCCACGGTGAACACGCGCAGCGTCCTGACGGACCTTTACGATCATCTGCCCGAAAACGGCGGCGAGCTCGTGCTGTTCGACGTGAACCGGAACGAGAAGTTCGGCCCGCTGCTGCGCGCCTCCGCCGACGCCAGGCTTTCCGAGATCGCGCCGCCTCGGTCGAGGACATACCGCCTCGCGATCGTCGAAAACGCGGGGAAGGGGACGGACGAGGCGCAGGAGCGCGTCGTCGAGGCGGGCCAAACGGACGCGCGCACGCGCCGACTCGGGCTGTTCTATCCGAAGGGCGTGTTCTCGCTCTCGCATGTCGCGCTGCCCTTTCCCCTGACGGACGAGCTTTACGGACTGACGCCCGACGGGAGCGAGGATTTCGGCGTCACCCTCGGCGCGCTCGCCCCGCGCGGCGAGCGCGGCGCGCTCATCGTCAGCCTCGACGCGCTTTTGCGCATGTCGTCGAATCCGTTCTTTCCCTATCTGCTCGAGCGCATCGACGCCTTCACGGGCCTGCCCGCGGCGCCCGCGGAGAGCGAAACCCGGACGGCGCCGCCGCCCGCGCCGCCGCCGCCGGCGCGCAGCCGCGCGCCCAAAAGAAGCGGCCGGCAAACTTGA
- the repB gene encoding plasmid partitioning protein RepB, with product MSRRNLLTNLLGSEPPGRLAAANPEAPASGGELAAANSSGAPSPAAPPPRPRAPAGAVRAMSLTLDRIEEESRALRAAMATGAAIVDLDPETIEPAFIRDRLDEAAGPDFEALKESIRAHGQSVPILVRPHPDAEGRYQAVYGHRRLRAARELGLKARAVVRRLDDRELVIAQGVENSARRDLSFIERALFARALEASGYDRPAIMAALSTDKTELSKMIATARALPETIVRAIGPAPRAGRRRWMQLSELMKSREAARRVETALVGLDPEADTDARFVRALAAAMAPAPRPAPETIRGADGAALARVKRDGAATLLRFDEKTAPDFADFVAARLAALYEEFRRRD from the coding sequence ATGAGCCGCCGCAATCTTTTGACCAATCTTCTGGGAAGCGAGCCGCCCGGCCGGTTGGCCGCGGCCAACCCGGAGGCGCCGGCGTCGGGGGGCGAGTTGGCCGCGGCCAACTCCAGCGGCGCCCCTTCACCTGCTGCTCCCCCTCCCCGGCCCCGCGCGCCCGCCGGCGCCGTGCGGGCGATGAGCCTCACCCTCGACCGGATCGAGGAAGAATCCCGCGCCCTGCGCGCCGCCATGGCGACCGGCGCGGCGATCGTCGATCTCGATCCCGAAACGATCGAGCCCGCCTTCATCCGCGACCGGCTCGACGAGGCGGCCGGCCCTGATTTCGAGGCGCTGAAGGAATCGATTCGCGCCCATGGCCAGAGCGTGCCGATCCTGGTGCGGCCGCATCCCGACGCGGAGGGCCGCTACCAGGCCGTCTATGGCCATCGCCGGCTGCGCGCGGCGCGGGAGCTCGGCCTCAAGGCGCGCGCCGTGGTGCGGCGGCTCGACGATCGGGAGCTCGTCATCGCGCAGGGCGTCGAGAATTCGGCGCGGCGCGATCTCTCCTTCATCGAGCGGGCGCTCTTCGCGCGCGCCCTGGAGGCCTCGGGCTATGACCGGCCGGCGATCATGGCGGCGCTTTCCACCGACAAGACCGAACTTTCCAAGATGATCGCCACGGCGCGCGCCCTGCCCGAGACGATCGTGCGCGCCATCGGCCCCGCCCCGCGCGCCGGGCGGCGGCGCTGGATGCAGCTGTCCGAACTGATGAAGAGCCGAGAGGCGGCGCGGCGCGTCGAAACCGCGCTGGTCGGACTCGATCCCGAGGCCGATACGGACGCGCGGTTCGTGCGGGCGCTGGCCGCGGCCATGGCGCCGGCCCCGCGTCCCGCCCCCGAGACGATCCGCGGCGCGGATGGCGCGGCGCTGGCGCGGGTCAAGCGCGACGGCGCGGCGACGCTTCTGAGATTCGACGAGAAGACGGCGCCCGACTTCGCCGATTTCGTCGCCGCGCGGCTCGCCGCGCTCTACGAGGAATTCCGCCGGCGCGACTAG
- a CDS encoding sensor histidine kinase: MRLVVRLIAQLIVIVAVSLAATSALVMIDAHRSVEAETAATADRVAFELENLFWREILWRGSMRRDKVLPVPNWESLATLKLVSPGVCVAFAPAGEEPRRLCSRLEGVGAAAPAWFSRAYRAIFGPETPVVRQLTVRQPETGAVVASANAGAAVRQAWGQITVVLGVAASMAAAICLLAGLAIARALAPTQTIVEGLRRLEGGKDWRPIAAAPTAEFGLIARAVNDLAARLAHTAAERMALTKRLFEVQEEERRALARDLHDEFGQCLTATLAFAAAIEAGASDRPDLAEDARSISKAARRMMTTLREALARLRSQDLEELGLEACLVQLVAGWNARPGAPARVHLDVTGNLAVLPRAVSISVYRIAQECLTNAMRHGRASDVRLRVESGAGAGQIAVTVEDDGGGDPARVNASAGHGILGMRERIAALGGSLVIGRSGQGLRVAARIPLTTAGLATA, encoded by the coding sequence ATGCGTCTCGTCGTTCGACTGATTGCCCAGCTCATCGTGATCGTCGCCGTCTCGCTCGCGGCGACCTCGGCCCTCGTCATGATCGACGCCCACAGAAGCGTCGAGGCCGAAACCGCCGCCACGGCCGACCGCGTCGCCTTCGAGCTGGAAAATCTGTTCTGGCGGGAAATCCTGTGGCGCGGCAGCATGCGCCGCGACAAGGTGCTGCCCGTTCCCAACTGGGAGTCGCTCGCCACCTTGAAGCTCGTTTCGCCCGGCGTGTGCGTCGCCTTCGCGCCGGCGGGGGAGGAGCCGCGCCGGCTGTGCAGCCGCCTTGAGGGCGTGGGCGCGGCGGCGCCCGCATGGTTTTCGCGCGCCTACAGGGCGATCTTCGGCCCCGAGACGCCGGTCGTCCGCCAGCTGACCGTCCGGCAGCCCGAGACGGGCGCCGTGGTGGCGTCCGCCAACGCCGGCGCGGCCGTCCGGCAGGCCTGGGGCCAGATCACGGTCGTTCTCGGCGTCGCGGCCTCCATGGCCGCGGCGATCTGCCTGCTGGCGGGCCTCGCCATCGCCAGGGCGCTCGCGCCGACGCAAACCATCGTCGAGGGGCTGCGGCGGCTGGAGGGCGGAAAGGACTGGCGCCCGATCGCCGCTGCGCCGACGGCGGAATTCGGGCTCATCGCCAGAGCGGTCAACGATCTCGCCGCGCGCCTCGCCCATACGGCGGCCGAGCGCATGGCGCTGACCAAGCGCCTCTTCGAGGTCCAGGAGGAGGAGCGGCGCGCGCTGGCGCGCGACCTTCACGACGAATTCGGGCAATGCCTCACGGCGACGCTCGCCTTCGCGGCGGCGATAGAGGCGGGCGCAAGCGACCGCCCCGATCTCGCCGAGGACGCCCGCTCCATCTCGAAGGCGGCGCGGCGCATGATGACGACGCTGCGCGAGGCGCTGGCGCGGCTCCGGTCGCAGGACCTCGAGGAGCTGGGGCTCGAGGCCTGTCTCGTCCAGCTCGTCGCCGGCTGGAACGCGCGGCCCGGCGCGCCCGCCAGGGTTCATCTCGACGTGACCGGCAATCTCGCCGTTCTGCCGCGCGCCGTCTCGATCAGCGTCTATCGCATCGCGCAGGAGTGCCTCACCAACGCCATGCGCCACGGCCGCGCCAGCGACGTGCGGCTGCGCGTCGAAAGCGGGGCGGGCGCCGGCCAGATCGCGGTGACGGTCGAGGACGACGGCGGCGGCGATCCCGCGCGCGTCAACGCCTCCGCCGGCCACGGCATATTGGGGATGCGCGAGCGCATCGCCGCTCTGGGCGGCAGTCTCGTGATCGGCCGCTCGGGACAGGGCCTGCGCGTCGCCGCGCGCATACCGCTCACGACCGCGGGGCTCGCCACGGCATGA
- a CDS encoding DUF1403 family protein gives MHALDSTFAFMLVSAAKRSSRARRGAAALATQGSEIQPLPRWTRSQSNDPGAAAFPTGAGLALFDAMLRSGPDGAGPVFAGCLRQRFALRAADSCAAPSILQAAARPARPGGCIVSFVSMRRRAGDSMRRSCARRGFLD, from the coding sequence ATGCATGCGCTTGATTCGACCTTCGCGTTCATGCTCGTTTCCGCCGCGAAACGCTCCTCCCGCGCACGTCGCGGCGCGGCGGCATTAGCGACGCAAGGGTCTGAAATTCAACCGCTTCCACGCTGGACGCGGTCGCAAAGCAACGATCCTGGCGCGGCAGCTTTTCCGACGGGCGCCGGCCTCGCGCTGTTCGATGCGATGCTGCGCAGCGGGCCGGACGGCGCCGGGCCGGTCTTCGCTGGCTGTTTGCGCCAGCGCTTCGCGCTGCGCGCCGCTGACTCCTGCGCGGCGCCGAGCATCTTGCAGGCAGCGGCGAGACCAGCCCGGCCGGGCGGCTGCATCGTGTCTTTCGTCTCTATGCGCCGCAGGGCGGGCGACTCGATGCGGCGATCTTGCGCGCGGCGGGGCTTCTTGGACTAA